A region from the Candidatus Methylacidiphilales bacterium genome encodes:
- the metG gene encoding methionine--tRNA ligase, whose product MKRFFITTAIDYVNGKPHLGHAYEKILADVLARFQRNQGRDVLFLTGVDEHGQKVQQSARAANKAPQAFCDEMTAHFIALWKRLDIRYDRFARTTLEAHQSYVRGCLQRLYDEGKIVFKDHVGFYSVRQEQFVTEKDRNADGSWPEIYGEVVEMREPNYFFVMEPYRERIRERIVREENWIEPTFRRKELLTLLEEPLEPLCISRPKSRVEWGIPLPFDEQYVTYVWFDALLNYISFAFNADGTSRWPADIQLIGKDILIPAHGIYWPAMLIALGLEWPRRLLVHGWWMNRGAKMSKSIGNVVDPVPYIEHWGADAFRYFVMREMVTGQDADFSDERFADRYSFDLANDWGNLVQRTLSMVHRYRGGCVPQSAEEMELVDDECCEIYLRCMENGQVHAALEAVWSRIQRANRYVEERAPWRLAKEQRLEELDRVLVTLCEAIRRIGLLLEPVMPTTSRKVMGFLGEPEDFSFGRIRQTEVLKGRVISPAEPLFPRKEDGVRMEK is encoded by the coding sequence ATGAAGCGGTTTTTCATCACTACGGCGATTGACTACGTGAATGGAAAACCTCATCTCGGGCATGCCTACGAAAAAATTCTTGCTGACGTCCTTGCCCGTTTCCAGCGCAACCAGGGACGAGACGTTCTTTTCCTGACCGGTGTGGATGAGCACGGACAAAAAGTCCAACAGTCAGCGCGTGCTGCGAATAAGGCGCCCCAGGCTTTCTGTGATGAAATGACTGCACATTTTATTGCCCTGTGGAAGCGGCTGGACATTCGATATGATCGGTTTGCTCGCACAACTCTAGAGGCTCATCAATCCTACGTCCGAGGATGTCTCCAGCGACTCTATGACGAAGGAAAAATCGTCTTCAAAGACCATGTAGGCTTTTACAGTGTGCGGCAGGAGCAGTTTGTTACAGAAAAAGACCGAAATGCGGATGGGAGCTGGCCTGAGATCTACGGGGAAGTCGTGGAGATGCGTGAGCCCAACTATTTTTTTGTAATGGAGCCGTATCGAGAGCGGATCCGAGAGCGTATTGTAAGAGAGGAAAACTGGATTGAGCCGACGTTTCGCCGAAAAGAATTGTTGACGTTGCTTGAAGAGCCGCTTGAGCCACTTTGTATCTCGCGTCCCAAGAGTCGTGTTGAATGGGGGATTCCGTTGCCTTTCGATGAGCAATACGTCACTTATGTCTGGTTTGATGCGTTGTTAAATTACATTTCGTTTGCTTTTAATGCTGATGGCACGAGCCGCTGGCCTGCTGACATTCAGCTTATAGGGAAAGACATTTTAATTCCGGCGCATGGGATTTATTGGCCGGCTATGTTGATAGCGCTTGGTTTGGAGTGGCCTCGGCGGTTGTTGGTGCATGGTTGGTGGATGAACCGAGGAGCGAAGATGAGCAAGTCTATTGGGAATGTCGTTGACCCGGTGCCTTATATTGAGCATTGGGGAGCGGATGCTTTTCGATATTTTGTGATGCGCGAGATGGTTACAGGGCAGGACGCAGATTTTAGCGATGAACGTTTTGCCGACCGATATAGTTTTGATTTGGCCAACGATTGGGGTAATCTGGTGCAGCGGACGCTTTCGATGGTGCATCGATATCGAGGGGGTTGCGTGCCGCAGTCGGCAGAAGAAATGGAGTTGGTAGATGATGAATGTTGTGAAATCTACCTTCGCTGCATGGAAAACGGTCAAGTTCATGCAGCTCTTGAGGCAGTGTGGAGCAGGATACAAAGGGCTAATCGTTATGTCGAGGAGCGAGCACCTTGGCGTCTGGCAAAAGAGCAGCGCTTGGAGGAGCTCGATCGGGTGTTGGTGACGCTGTGCGAAGCGATCAGAAGAATTGGTTTGCTTTTAGAGCCTGTGATGCCGACAACGTCGCGAAAAGTGATGGGGTTCTTGGGTGAGCCTGAGGATTTTTCTTTTGGTCGGATCCGCCAAACAGAGGTTCTGAAAGGTCGTGTAATATCTCCCGCCGAGCCTTTGT
- a CDS encoding SAM-dependent methyltransferase — MPSSQGLSTRTLADILREQIARHGPMRFDCYMSHCLYSEHGGYYNRANLTIGRKGDFYTSVSVGSVWGQLMANQFQEIWEKLDRPADFVICEAGAHDGQFAADVYTEWRRISSPLQSMAHYIFIEPLTPCLRIQKKTMQPFITKGARLSWIKSLSDLDPLSLTGIIFTNEVIDSLPVRLIRFVENKWREIYVGASESGGDFYEVEGPIDDDVRQEIELWKIPPIEGYTTELHLEARNWIREAARVLKRGAIITVDYGLSAEEYYDPIRSLGTLRCYSKHRQLANPLQNPGLQDITAHVNWSLLRHESQRCGLQEIGFCDQRHFLVGLWPDFFSSFTHTNPIEPKILRGFQALIHPEHLGRAFKFLIYGREWPAGYVMKGLTAHKG; from the coding sequence ATGCCCTCGTCGCAAGGTCTAAGCACACGCACACTCGCGGATATTTTGCGGGAACAAATCGCACGGCATGGTCCGATGCGGTTTGATTGTTACATGAGCCATTGTCTTTATAGTGAACATGGGGGTTACTACAATCGTGCCAATCTCACAATAGGCCGCAAAGGGGATTTTTACACGAGCGTCTCAGTCGGCAGTGTCTGGGGGCAACTTATGGCCAACCAGTTTCAAGAGATATGGGAGAAACTCGATCGTCCTGCGGACTTTGTTATTTGTGAAGCTGGAGCTCATGATGGCCAATTTGCTGCCGATGTGTATACTGAGTGGCGGCGTATCTCCTCGCCTCTTCAATCCATGGCGCATTATATTTTCATCGAGCCTCTTACTCCGTGTCTGCGTATTCAAAAGAAAACCATGCAGCCTTTCATTACGAAGGGAGCTCGTTTGAGTTGGATAAAAAGCCTATCGGACCTTGATCCGTTGAGTCTTACCGGGATTATTTTTACTAATGAAGTTATAGATAGCCTTCCTGTTCGATTGATTCGGTTTGTTGAAAATAAATGGCGGGAAATCTATGTCGGTGCTAGTGAATCAGGCGGTGACTTCTACGAAGTTGAGGGGCCCATTGATGACGATGTGAGACAGGAGATTGAATTGTGGAAGATACCTCCGATCGAAGGATACACTACGGAGCTCCATCTTGAGGCGCGGAACTGGATAAGAGAAGCTGCGCGCGTTCTGAAGCGTGGGGCTATTATTACAGTAGACTATGGCCTCAGCGCTGAAGAATACTACGACCCGATTCGGAGCTTGGGCACTTTGCGATGCTATTCAAAACACCGTCAACTCGCAAATCCTCTTCAAAATCCAGGCCTTCAAGATATCACTGCTCATGTGAACTGGAGCCTTCTGCGACATGAGTCGCAGAGATGTGGTTTGCAAGAGATTGGTTTCTGTGATCAACGCCATTTCCTTGTAGGTCTCTGGCCAGACTTTTTTAGCTCGTTTACCCATACAAATCCCATTGAGCCTAAAATACTCCGTGGCTTTCAGGCCTTAATCCATCCGGAACACCTCGGGCGCGCTTTCAAATTCTTGATCTACGGGCGTGAATGGCCTGCAGGTTATGTTATGAAAGGTCTCACTGCTCACAAAGGCTAA
- a CDS encoding UDP-N-acetylglucosamine diphosphorylase, with product MDLSASALFDLQEFAHREIFSDCRYVWEAIPKIKSYLERSTFSSHPPTILGEAYIGEQVTFGEGVVVEPGAVILGPAIIGHCTRIRTGAYLRENVIIGENCILGNSCEFKNCILMNDCQVPHFSYVGDSILGNGVHLGAGVILSNLKLTGDEIVLHHLGKAYPTGLRKLGALIGDRAEIGCQAVLNPGSIIGRESLIYPSVVWRGILEERQIVKLSQTLQICPRRKV from the coding sequence ATGGATTTGAGTGCGAGTGCGCTATTTGATCTGCAGGAATTTGCGCACCGCGAAATATTTAGTGATTGCCGGTATGTGTGGGAAGCGATTCCTAAAATCAAATCTTATCTGGAAAGATCTACTTTTAGTTCTCATCCTCCTACAATACTTGGAGAAGCATACATAGGGGAACAGGTAACTTTCGGAGAAGGGGTGGTAGTAGAGCCAGGAGCAGTAATTTTAGGGCCTGCTATTATTGGGCACTGCACTCGGATACGAACTGGGGCTTATCTCAGAGAAAACGTGATCATAGGCGAGAATTGCATTCTAGGGAATTCATGCGAGTTTAAAAATTGCATTCTCATGAATGATTGTCAGGTGCCTCATTTTTCTTATGTTGGTGACTCAATTCTAGGTAATGGTGTTCATCTCGGCGCTGGTGTCATCTTGTCAAACCTTAAACTTACCGGGGATGAAATCGTCCTGCATCATCTTGGAAAGGCATATCCGACCGGGCTTAGAAAGCTTGGTGCTCTCATCGGAGATAGAGCAGAAATTGGCTGCCAAGCAGTCTTAAATCCCGGCAGCATCATTGGGCGTGAAAGCTTAATTTATCCCAGTGTTGTGTGGCGAGGGATTCTTGAGGAACGGCAAATCGTTAAGCTCTCTCAAACTTTGCAAATATGCCCTCGTCGCAAGGTCTAA
- a CDS encoding cell wall metabolism sensor histidine kinase WalK, which translates to MSLWELVLIFVFCICVAVTIWLYARVRSMVRVGKALDELSRGIRHKKYFFGNSKASRRWAGFIEGLAARLEQLEDQVQKEAYDLKALLENMAEGVAIVDENHVIQEANLAVGRLFGIKEVLIGRSVLEVFRNADLEIILRKAIDSGKRQQCEISVTTDQSQERVVEASVTPIIHPSTREAHARRGAILLFHDITEFKRVENVRREFVTNVSHELRTPLSVFRGYLEILLAQRRVDISELHRILSIMNKHVSRLTSLVDELVDLARLETGRVGLEPLVIKVPELLERIVNDWRLILKESQQEIELICPRELPLLEADPARMEQVMHNLLENASKYSEPHTRITVRAEHRDHVIRITVSDQGMGIPAQDLPYIFDRFYRVDKSRSRDRGGMGLGLSIVKQIIELHGGRIWAESQLEVGTTIYLELPLMPE; encoded by the coding sequence ATGAGTCTTTGGGAGTTGGTTTTAATTTTTGTTTTTTGTATCTGCGTTGCAGTGACAATATGGCTTTATGCGCGGGTGCGATCTATGGTTCGAGTAGGGAAGGCGCTGGATGAGCTTTCTCGAGGAATCAGGCATAAGAAGTATTTTTTCGGAAACTCTAAGGCATCGAGGCGTTGGGCAGGGTTTATCGAGGGGCTTGCCGCGCGGCTGGAGCAGCTAGAGGATCAAGTCCAAAAGGAGGCATACGATCTGAAAGCTCTGCTTGAAAACATGGCCGAGGGGGTGGCGATTGTGGATGAGAACCACGTCATTCAGGAAGCTAATCTTGCCGTTGGGAGACTTTTTGGAATCAAAGAGGTTTTGATTGGTCGTAGTGTGCTAGAGGTATTTCGAAATGCTGATCTTGAGATTATTTTGCGAAAAGCGATTGATAGTGGGAAACGTCAGCAATGCGAAATTTCGGTGACCACAGATCAATCGCAAGAACGAGTGGTGGAGGCGAGTGTGACGCCGATTATTCATCCTTCAACTAGGGAGGCACATGCTCGACGAGGGGCTATTCTATTATTTCATGACATTACTGAATTCAAACGAGTGGAAAATGTGAGACGAGAGTTTGTGACTAATGTCTCTCATGAGTTGCGAACGCCTTTGTCTGTCTTTCGTGGTTATCTTGAGATTTTGCTAGCACAAAGGAGGGTAGATATTAGCGAGTTACACCGAATTTTGAGCATTATGAATAAGCATGTTTCTCGGCTTACGTCGCTGGTAGATGAGCTTGTGGACCTAGCACGGCTAGAGACAGGACGGGTGGGACTGGAGCCTTTAGTGATAAAGGTTCCGGAGTTACTCGAGCGGATAGTAAATGATTGGAGGCTGATATTAAAAGAGTCTCAACAGGAAATCGAGTTGATCTGCCCTAGGGAACTGCCTCTACTCGAGGCAGATCCTGCCCGTATGGAACAAGTCATGCATAACTTGCTAGAAAATGCTTCGAAATATTCAGAACCTCACACCCGGATAACTGTCCGGGCTGAACATCGTGATCATGTAATACGCATTACAGTGAGTGATCAAGGGATGGGGATTCCAGCACAAGATTTACCCTATATATTTGACCGTTTTTATCGCGTAGATAAATCGCGGAGTCGAGATCGAGGGGGTATGGGGTTGGGGCTGTCTATTGTGAAGCAAATAATTGAACTTCATGGCGGTCGTATTTGGGCGGAAAGCCAACTTGAAGTCGGCACAACAATTTATTTAGAACTTCCTTTAATGCCTGAATAG